From bacterium, the proteins below share one genomic window:
- the rplT gene encoding 50S ribosomal protein L20 gives MPRAKGGPKTRRRRKKWLKLAKGYWGKRGTSYRSARLQVMKSLSHAYRDRKKKKRKQRQLAIIQINAKCREEGIPYSQFMNGLKKLNIKINRKELALLANEDHSAFSELTEKVKKLAKT, from the coding sequence ATGCCGAGGGCAAAAGGTGGACCAAAGACAAGGCGGCGTAGGAAGAAGTGGCTTAAACTTGCCAAGGGATACTGGGGTAAGAGGGGTACTTCATATCGCTCAGCAAGGTTGCAAGTTATGAAGTCACTTTCCCATGCATATAGAGATAGAAAGAAGAAAAAAAGGAAACAACGCCAGCTTGCCATCATTCAAATAAATGCAAAATGTAGGGAAGAGGGTATTCCCTATAGCCAATTTATGAATGGACTTAAGAAATTAAACATAAAAATTAATCGTAAAGAGTTAGCATTACTTGCTAATGAGGACCACTCTGCCTTTTCCGAACTTACAGAAAAAGTAAAAAAATTGGCAAAAACCTAA
- the rpmI gene encoding 50S ribosomal protein L35 — protein sequence MPKLKTSSTAKKRFKQFAHGKIKRRRAFHSHLLTGKTKKRKRRLRGHGVVSIGDEKRIRRRLPYL from the coding sequence ATGCCAAAGTTAAAGACAAGTAGCACAGCAAAAAAGAGGTTTAAACAGTTCGCTCATGGGAAGATAAAGAGGAGAAGGGCGTTTCATTCACATTTACTAACTGGAAAGACTAAGAAAAGGAAGCGCCGGTTAAGGGGACATGGAGTTGTAAGTATAGGGGATGAGAAGAGGATTAGAAGGCGTCTTCCTTACTTGTAG